The DNA region CGCTCCCCCACAGTGACCGGCCGGCCGATCCAATCGGACTTGTCTGAATACAGCAGCAACCCGGCTTGGGGAGCGATGACCTCGACCTGATTGAGCATTTCTTTCGCGTACTGCAGCTCGGTTTGTCGAAGATCAACCTCCGCTTCTTTCAACGGCACCTCGGCTTTCCGTTGTGGATCGCCGAACCCTGCTTGGATGGATTGACTGTGCTCCGCCCGTGCGACAGTTAATTGTTTTTCCGCGACGAGGAATTGGTTCCGTAGCGTCGTATCTTCATACCGAAATAGTACCGTGCCGGCTTGCACGATTTGGTTCGGAGGCACAAGCACATCGGCGATCACCCCGTCGATGGGGGCACTCACGACGATGGGATCTTTGGCCATCACTTTGACCGGCGCCACGGATGAAATTCGGATCGGAATGCACAGCGCGGCGACGATGGCGATGGGAATCAACCACCAGGTCGGCTTCTTGATCTTCTTCGACCAACTTCGCTCCTTCTTCGAGAGGGCCTTCCACGCATAGGCATAGCTCCCCGCCAACCGATGGACGATGGCGACATCGTTCTCTGCCCACGGGAAATCCCGCTCGAACCACCACACGCCTAGCAGGGTTTCGTCAGGATGTTGTAACGGACACCAAAAGACTTGCCCCTTGACGAATTCCCGCCAGCCACTGCGGAGTGATTCCGGCAGCAACTCTTCCGTCACGACCATCGGTTGCTCGCTCGCGGCCCCGGCTTGGCGCAGCGCTTGCACCGCCTCTTCAAGCCACACGATCACTGGGGCATCGCGATCCACAACGGCAACGCTTGCTGCGTTCAGCAGACGATACGCCTCGCCCGTCGCACCGGAATTGCTGAACAGAAAGGCCTGATCGTAGGGAATCAGTCGCCGCGTCTCGTTGACAGAGAGAAACTGTAGTTCTTGAATGGTTTTCGCCGCCCGGACCTGCCCCTCCAAATGCGTCAGGGCCGCCAGGTGAATCAGTGCCGGGAGCTGCTGCGCGGTCGGTTCGGCCGTCGTTGCCATCGCTAGGGCTGCCCCATAAATTGCGCGGACCCGCTCATCCCACTCAGGACGTCTTTGGGAAGGGTGTCGAACACTCCGGTCACTTTCACGGTCTGACTCGCGGCATCGACCGCCGCTCCGATTTCCTTGACCTTCGCTGCATAGCCCAGGCCTGTCTCATCTACGATAAAAGTGAACCGTGCCTGCCTCTTAAGCCACGCCAACGCCGTGGACGGCAAGACCAGTTCAATCTCAAGACTCCTATCATCCAGGACACTCAGTAGTTTGTCGTTGGGGAACACGTTCTCGTGTTCATGCACCATCACATCGACGATACGCCCGGAAAATGGCGCGTCCAGATGGCACCCACGCACATTGATCTCCGCGATCCGCCTTGTGGCATCGGCCTTTTTGGCATCGGCCTCCGAGACCTCCAGATCCAACGTACTGACTGCATTGAGTTTGGCAAGCTCCTTATTGTTTAGAAACGTTTTGCTCTTCCCTTCGTACTCCGCAGCAGCCGCCGCCAATTCGGCCTGATACTTGTCACACTCCAATTGCACCAGTGTTGCCCCTTTGGCAAATCGCTGTCCTTCTTTGTACGGAACTTGATTGACCCGCCCCTGGATCTGGGCATAGAGCACGGCCCGTGAAACCGCCTTCACAATTCCCCGAGCCACTCCCACGTCCTGCTTTGTTCCCTGTGCCGATCGGTCTCCTTTCGACCACCCCGTCGATGGAACGCCCATCGTCATTGCGGTCAGGAGCACGGCTGCTACCACACTAGTGTGCTGCCGGTGTCGCATGAGGCTCCGTTCTCCTTTCTCCTCCCGACATCGTGAACCCACTGGGTTCCCAATACTCCCTGATCGCTTCCGTTAGTTGTGCCACACTTTGTTCAGCTATGCTGGAAGGAACCGCTTCTTCCCCCATGGTGGCCATCAGGGTGGCGTAGGCCGTTTCCAATCCGGCTCGCGCCGTGTCCAACCGGACATCGGCAGCGACATCGTTGGCTCGTTCTCGAATCAGTGTGAGATCGTTCGTGCGCTCAGTCAGCCACAAGTTCTTGGTCTGCTCCACAATTGCACTCTGTGTCTGCTGGTAATTCCTCGCATCCTGATATTCCTGCTTGGCCAGCACAAACTGTGTTGCGCCAACATGGACCTCCGTCAGAATGGACATGCTGAGCGCCAGGCTTTGGACATCCAGCATGTGGCCGTTTGCTTCGATTGCTTTGAGTTTGGCCGGCGCTCGAAACACCGAGAGCAGATTCCAGCTTGCCTGGGCGGCATAGCTGAGCCAATTCTGATACAAGAGGAAACTGTTGCTGTTATAGTAGCCGCCGAGCGAGACCTTGAGGTTCGGGAATAATTCCAGAAACACCGCTTTGGCTTCCTTGGCGTTAATGCGCTTCTTATAGTCGATGGTGCGCAACTCTGGTCTGAGCAAGAGTGCCTGCTCTTCCATCTTCTGACTATCCAAGTTGACGACGGGAATCGCGGTTTCTCTGGGAGGTACGACCAGATCAAACGACGTTCCGGGCGGCAAGCCGATCATGGAAGCCAGCTGCAGCTTCGCAGTACTGAGTTCACGAAAGAGTCGCCGCACTTCACGCTGGATATTGAGCAAATCTCGTTGATAATTGAGCGGCGTCAACGGCGCCTGAAGTTTCTGGCCGACAATCTGCCTGGTACTCTCCAGGGCTTTACTCACGGAATCGTCCAAGAACTGAATTCGAGGAAGCACCCGTTCCGCACTCACCGCCCGCCAATAGGCCCCTCTGACATCTTGGATCAACCGCACCGCCAGACGCCGTTTTTCCTCTTCTGCCACCAGCACATTGTCGGCTGCCTGTTGTGCGCGTACGAACGACAGGCCAAAGTCGAGCACATCCCAACTTAATGCAAGGTTGCCGGCCAGGACGTTCTTTTCGGATGAGGTGAAGGGTTCGATCGCCTGGCGCCCCGTGAGAATCGATTGCCCAACTCCGCCGGCAAAATTATTCCGTCCATCGAACCCGGCATTGGCGGCGACTTGCGGGAGGAGTGAATAGTGCGCCACGTTCAACTGCTGATGCGCCAGTTGGACTTGAATCGCTTTGACCTTCGCATCCAAGTTGTATTTGACCGCCCGTGCCATCGCCTCATACAGATCAATCGGCCCAGCAACCGGCTCGTCCACAGCGGAGATGGCAAGAAAGTCCTTGACCGCTCGAGCATGGATTTCTCCATTCTCCATCGGATGTGGCTTGATCAGACAGCCGCCCATCGTGAGCAGTATCATCACGGTTACGACAGCCCGAACGGCGGTGCGCATCGTTTGTAACTGACCACGTCGCAGCAGACAGATTGCCTGCACGATAATCCTCCCTGTAGACCAGAGCCCTGTGCAGTACCGATATCGGCTCAGCCTGCAAAGAACTTGATCAAACGGACGGAAACGGGCTTAAACTGTGATGGGATAATGAACAACCCAAATTATTCAACAAGATTGGACACAAATGGTTCTGTTCCCCCATACCGCTGGTATGTCCCCTCTCGCCCTCAGAATCGGTAGTAGAAGGCTTGGCAGACCCCATGAACAGTAAGCGTGCCTCCCCTGGAGCCCTGCTTCCGGAGTACTCCATTGGTGTCTACCTGTCCCTCGGCTGCTTGGCTACGCTTCTTCTAACAAGGACCAGCTGCTTCACCCCTTTAACCGGGAGAATGACCATGAGCTGCACACGTTGTCAGGGATTGATGGTGAGAGAGCATTTCTTGGATTTTGACGGTACTATTGGACATATGTGGGCCAGCGGCTATCGTTGTATGAATTGCGGCAATGTCCATGATCCACTCATTGAGGAACATCGCCGGACGAGGCCACACCCAGTACTCACCGGCTCAACCGATGAACTCGATTATGCTGAAGAGGAGTTTGATACGAATACGCATTCCGTCATGAAGCAAGCGGCATAGCAGAGTCTGACGGGATTGCCTGTGCATCCATCTGGCCACGGGGAGAGCAGCATGGCTTCGATCTTGATTGTCGATGATGACGATTCGGTCAGAATGCTCTTGCGTCACATCCTTGAAGGAGACGGGCATCAGATCCGAGAGGCCACAAACGGTCACGCAGGGCTCACACTCTATCGAGAGAGCCCCGCTGATCTGGTGATCACTGACATCTTGATGCCTGAACGCGATGGGATGGAGGTCACGCTGGCATTGACTCGAGAATTCTTGGACGCGAAAGTCATTGCCATGACCGGCGCAACCGGTGATCAGAACTTTTTGAACGTTGCGAAACTCTTCGGCGCCAGGCGGGTGATCCAGAAGCCATTCTCGCCAACGGACCTCCTCCGTGCCGTGCGATTCACACTGAGTCATTAGCCTGCCCGATAGAGCACTGACGAGGAGGCAGCATCCGTTCAAGAAACAGCCGACTGTTACTTTCCCTCCGCCCTCCTCAGAGGAGTTTTGTGTTGAGCCGTTAGAGACGGCAACAGCGATCCAATAATCATTCCAGCCCCCGCTACCACAAACCCAACCAGTTGCGGAGGCCATACATCGGTCGGTTCACTCACCAGTTCCAACAGCAGCCAACTCATAAGGCCGGCGACGATGGCGCAACAGGCTCCCTGTGCCGTTGCTCTCTTCCAGTACAGTCCCGCAAACAGTGGGATAAAGGCCGCTACCAACGTGACTTTGTACGTGCTCACTACAAGCTTGTAGATGGTCGCATCAGACCAGAGCGCAATGACCAACACCAGCAAGGCAAACGCCACCAAGACGATGCGCATCAGGCGCAA from Candidatus Nitrospira nitrosa includes:
- a CDS encoding TolC family protein, with the protein product MQAICLLRRGQLQTMRTAVRAVVTVMILLTMGGCLIKPHPMENGEIHARAVKDFLAISAVDEPVAGPIDLYEAMARAVKYNLDAKVKAIQVQLAHQQLNVAHYSLLPQVAANAGFDGRNNFAGGVGQSILTGRQAIEPFTSSEKNVLAGNLALSWDVLDFGLSFVRAQQAADNVLVAEEEKRRLAVRLIQDVRGAYWRAVSAERVLPRIQFLDDSVSKALESTRQIVGQKLQAPLTPLNYQRDLLNIQREVRRLFRELSTAKLQLASMIGLPPGTSFDLVVPPRETAIPVVNLDSQKMEEQALLLRPELRTIDYKKRINAKEAKAVFLELFPNLKVSLGGYYNSNSFLLYQNWLSYAAQASWNLLSVFRAPAKLKAIEANGHMLDVQSLALSMSILTEVHVGATQFVLAKQEYQDARNYQQTQSAIVEQTKNLWLTERTNDLTLIRERANDVAADVRLDTARAGLETAYATLMATMGEEAVPSSIAEQSVAQLTEAIREYWEPSGFTMSGGERRTEPHATPAAH
- a CDS encoding response regulator, whose amino-acid sequence is MASILIVDDDDSVRMLLRHILEGDGHQIREATNGHAGLTLYRESPADLVITDILMPERDGMEVTLALTREFLDAKVIAMTGATGDQNFLNVAKLFGARRVIQKPFSPTDLLRAVRFTLSH
- a CDS encoding efflux RND transporter periplasmic adaptor subunit, which translates into the protein MATTAEPTAQQLPALIHLAALTHLEGQVRAAKTIQELQFLSVNETRRLIPYDQAFLFSNSGATGEAYRLLNAASVAVVDRDAPVIVWLEEAVQALRQAGAASEQPMVVTEELLPESLRSGWREFVKGQVFWCPLQHPDETLLGVWWFERDFPWAENDVAIVHRLAGSYAYAWKALSKKERSWSKKIKKPTWWLIPIAIVAALCIPIRISSVAPVKVMAKDPIVVSAPIDGVIADVLVPPNQIVQAGTVLFRYEDTTLRNQFLVAEKQLTVARAEHSQSIQAGFGDPQRKAEVPLKEAEVDLRQTELQYAKEMLNQVEVIAPQAGLLLYSDKSDWIGRPVTVGERIMEIADPKQIELRIDLPVADAIVLKEGAEALIFLNALALESFPATVVHASYHAEVLPGDVLAYRVTAKLATPDPRIRIGWQGTAKVYGEQGPLAYLLLRRPITALRQWIGW
- a CDS encoding efflux RND transporter periplasmic adaptor subunit gives rise to the protein MRHRQHTSVVAAVLLTAMTMGVPSTGWSKGDRSAQGTKQDVGVARGIVKAVSRAVLYAQIQGRVNQVPYKEGQRFAKGATLVQLECDKYQAELAAAAAEYEGKSKTFLNNKELAKLNAVSTLDLEVSEADAKKADATRRIAEINVRGCHLDAPFSGRIVDVMVHEHENVFPNDKLLSVLDDRSLEIELVLPSTALAWLKRQARFTFIVDETGLGYAAKVKEIGAAVDAASQTVKVTGVFDTLPKDVLSGMSGSAQFMGQP